The Methanofastidiosum sp. genome contains a region encoding:
- a CDS encoding TrkA family potassium uptake protein — MKQFVVIGLGNFGINVATALHKLGNQVLVIDESERKVEQIKDLVTQAIVADTTDRKVLSEFVDKSVDAAIVCMGDNIEASVMITLYLKDLGIEKIIAKAINEDHGRILGLVGATKIIYPEKDVAIELAETLTTPNLINWLPVEPDYKIFELKAPKEYVGKTLAELKLDDNYGIQVIAVKEGPKGPFHLIPGGSFTITENSSLAIIGKNEDIAKLKSNNK, encoded by the coding sequence ATGAAACAATTTGTAGTTATTGGTCTTGGGAATTTCGGCATAAATGTTGCAACTGCCCTTCACAAACTAGGAAATCAAGTCTTAGTTATTGACGAATCAGAAAGAAAAGTTGAGCAGATTAAAGATTTAGTTACCCAAGCAATTGTTGCTGATACAACTGACAGGAAAGTGTTATCGGAGTTTGTGGATAAATCTGTAGATGCGGCAATAGTATGTATGGGGGACAATATTGAAGCAAGTGTTATGATTACCCTCTATCTGAAAGATTTAGGTATTGAAAAGATAATAGCAAAAGCAATAAATGAGGATCATGGCCGTATTTTAGGGCTAGTTGGTGCCACAAAGATAATCTATCCTGAAAAAGATGTTGCGATAGAACTTGCAGAAACGCTCACAACACCGAATCTTATTAATTGGCTTCCTGTCGAACCTGATTATAAAATCTTTGAGCTAAAAGCTCCAAAAGAGTATGTGGGCAAGACACTTGCTGAATTAAAATTAGATGATAATTATGGAATACAGGTTATAGCCGTGAAAGAGGGGCCAAAAGGACCTTTTCATCTGATCCCTGGAGGGAGCTTCACTATAACTGAGAATAGCTCTCTTGCCATCATAGGTAAAAATGAGGATATTGCAAAGTTAAAATCAAATAATA
- a CDS encoding potassium transporter TrkG: MKKITLEKVWDVLTPIQLLVIGYISISIIGSLLLMLPIASSSSISQNYIDALFTSTSASTTTGLIVEDTGTYYSLFGQGIILLLFQIGALGYMIGVTLMVLGLGGKISITDRILLRESVKRPTTVNMIWFVKIITVITFTIEALGALVLTLYWTKDFGFNDALYLGVFHSVSAFCTAGFSLFKDGFIGYQSSILLNVVISILCILGAIGFFVIYDVLRFIGASYKKEQKKLSVYAKFSFLLTITLILFGFIIIFISEGDSIMASLFQAISSSSTTGFNSVDISIMGLPSLFIMMILMFIGASSGGTGGGMKSSTFGVLVLFTYYLLKGKKDVNIFKRIISPEKIDKAFGIFITSMIFIVVALGILLFTEEFSFISLLFEIVSALGTVGLSLGITPHLSSIGKLVIISLMLIGRIGPLAIGFSLLGKQKEISFKYPKADIFVG, translated from the coding sequence ATGAAGAAAATCACTCTAGAAAAGGTATGGGATGTTTTAACGCCAATTCAGTTACTGGTAATAGGGTATATTTCCATATCAATAATAGGGTCATTATTGCTTATGTTACCTATAGCTTCCTCATCTAGTATCTCTCAAAATTATATTGACGCTCTTTTCACTTCTACTTCGGCTTCAACTACGACTGGCCTTATAGTCGAAGATACTGGAACATATTATTCTCTTTTTGGCCAAGGAATAATATTGCTATTATTCCAGATTGGCGCACTTGGGTATATGATAGGGGTTACATTAATGGTCTTGGGACTTGGAGGAAAAATATCCATCACAGATAGAATACTACTAAGAGAATCAGTTAAGAGACCAACGACAGTTAATATGATATGGTTTGTAAAAATAATAACAGTAATTACATTCACAATAGAAGCTTTGGGCGCTTTAGTGCTCACTCTTTATTGGACAAAAGATTTTGGTTTTAATGATGCTTTGTATTTGGGAGTCTTTCACTCAGTCTCTGCTTTCTGCACCGCAGGATTCTCACTATTCAAAGATGGATTTATAGGATACCAAAGCAGTATTTTATTGAACGTAGTCATCAGCATTTTGTGCATACTTGGGGCAATCGGATTTTTTGTTATCTATGATGTCTTAAGATTCATCGGAGCATCTTATAAAAAGGAACAAAAGAAGCTCTCAGTCTATGCCAAATTTAGCTTCTTGCTAACAATAACCCTAATATTATTCGGATTCATTATTATTTTTATTTCTGAAGGCGATTCAATTATGGCGTCTTTGTTTCAAGCAATATCATCCTCAAGCACGACTGGGTTTAATAGCGTTGATATATCTATTATGGGCCTACCAAGCCTTTTTATCATGATGATCTTGATGTTTATAGGTGCGTCTTCTGGAGGAACTGGAGGAGGTATGAAGTCAAGCACCTTTGGTGTATTAGTTCTATTCACATATTATCTTCTAAAAGGCAAAAAAGACGTAAATATCTTCAAGAGAATTATATCCCCTGAGAAAATAGACAAAGCTTTTGGTATTTTTATAACTTCAATGATTTTTATAGTCGTTGCTTTAGGGATATTGCTTTTCACAGAAGAATTCTCTTTCATTTCACTTCTTTTTGAAATTGTCTCTGCACTTGGCACTGTTGGTCTTTCTCTGGGTATCACTCCTCACCTTAGTTCAATCGGAAAATTAGTAATTATATCACTTATGCTAATAGGGAGAATAGGTCCATTGGCAATAGGATTTTCATTATTGGGTAAACAAAAGGAAATATCTTTTAAATACCCAAAGGCAGATATCTTTGTGGGATAA
- the codA gene encoding cytosine deaminase, whose protein sequence is MDLILRNARLNDNNYLVDIGICNGKFSEIKKNITKKGEEEIDLNGRFVSPPLVEIHVHMDAALTVGEPRYNLGGSLLEGIDIWAERKKTLTKEDVKARVRKALKWELANGVTRVRTHVDVCDPSLNALNAMVEIKKEFKNYIDVQIVAFPQEGIFSYPDGEELMRKAMEKGADVVGGIPHYEWTREDGVKDAIFAVSLGKELGKMVDLHIDETDDDHSRFVEVLAAETIKKNHQGKVTASHTTAMHSYNNAYAFKLLGWIKKAELNMVTNPLDNSVLQARFDTYPKRRGHTRVKEMDAMGINVSIADDSIMDPWYPLGLGDPLQAAFVFVHYGQMSGYNEMMRLIEMITTNPAKAFGAKDYGIKEGAPADLVVYDAPTAIDAIRLVARRYLVIKNGKTIAQTKPYETSVFLNGKEEAIDFIK, encoded by the coding sequence ATGGATTTAATTTTGAGAAATGCTAGATTAAACGATAATAATTATTTAGTTGATATAGGGATTTGCAATGGCAAGTTTTCTGAGATAAAAAAGAACATTACTAAGAAAGGTGAAGAAGAAATCGATTTGAATGGAAGATTTGTTTCCCCACCTCTAGTTGAGATACATGTGCACATGGACGCAGCCCTTACTGTGGGCGAGCCTAGATATAATCTCGGGGGCTCGCTATTAGAAGGGATTGATATATGGGCGGAGAGAAAAAAGACCCTTACAAAAGAAGATGTCAAGGCTAGGGTAAGGAAAGCGTTGAAGTGGGAGCTTGCAAACGGAGTTACAAGAGTTAGGACCCATGTTGACGTTTGTGATCCCTCTCTAAATGCGCTCAATGCTATGGTAGAAATTAAAAAGGAGTTCAAGAATTATATCGATGTTCAGATAGTCGCATTTCCCCAGGAAGGAATCTTTTCATATCCCGATGGAGAAGAATTGATGAGAAAGGCAATGGAGAAAGGCGCAGATGTAGTGGGAGGAATCCCCCATTATGAGTGGACAAGAGAGGACGGTGTAAAGGACGCAATATTTGCAGTTTCATTAGGAAAAGAGCTAGGCAAAATGGTGGATCTTCATATAGATGAAACTGATGATGATCATTCAAGATTTGTTGAAGTTTTAGCAGCAGAAACAATAAAGAAGAATCACCAAGGAAAAGTCACGGCAAGTCATACTACTGCAATGCACTCTTACAATAATGCTTACGCCTTCAAGCTATTAGGATGGATTAAGAAGGCAGAGCTAAATATGGTCACAAATCCTCTTGATAATTCTGTTCTTCAGGCAAGATTTGACACATATCCAAAAAGAAGGGGCCACACTAGGGTAAAAGAGATGGACGCAATGGGGATAAATGTCTCTATAGCTGATGATTCTATCATGGATCCATGGTATCCTCTTGGGCTTGGAGACCCTTTGCAGGCGGCCTTTGTTTTTGTCCATTACGGCCAGATGTCTGGGTACAATGAAATGATGAGATTGATTGAGATGATTACAACAAATCCGGCCAAAGCGTTTGGCGCCAAGGATTATGGCATTAAGGAAGGAGCTCCTGCTGACCTAGTAGTATATGATGCACCAACAGCAATAGATGCAATAAGGCTAGTTGCTAGGAGATACTTAGTTATCAAAAATGGTAAGACCATAGCACAAACAAAACCATACGAGACTAGTGTATTCCTAAATGGAAAAGAAGAGGCAATAGACTTTATTAAATAA
- a CDS encoding catalase produces MEEKNKKKLTTVAGAPVADNQNTMTAGPRGPVLLQDVWYLEKLAHFDREVIPERRMHAKGSGAYGTFTVTHDITKYTKAKIFSEIGKKTEMFVRFSTVAGERGAADAERDIRGFAMKFYTEEGNWDLVGNNTPVFFLRDPLKFPDLNHAVKRDPRTNMRSAKNNWDFWTSLPEALHQVTITMSDRGIPLSFRHMHGFGSHTFSMINAKNERVWVKFHLVCQQGIKTLTDAEAEAVIAKDRESNQRDLLESIDRGDFPKWKMFIQVMTEEQANNMPYNPFDLTKIWYKKDFPLIEVGYFELNRNPDNYFAEVEQAAFNPANVVPGIGFSPDKMLQGRLFSYGDAQRYRLGVNHHQIPVNAPRCPVNSYHRDGQMRVNNNAGSTLAYEPNSYGEWQEQPGFKEPPLSINGPADNWNFREDDDDYYTQPGKLFRLMNSEQQKALFENTARAMGEAPKHVKIRHIGNCLKVDPAYGKGVADALGISLDEVK; encoded by the coding sequence ATAGAAGAGAAAAATAAGAAAAAGTTGACTACAGTTGCCGGCGCACCTGTGGCTGACAATCAAAATACAATGACTGCGGGACCTAGAGGCCCTGTATTGCTACAGGATGTATGGTATCTTGAAAAATTAGCTCATTTTGATAGAGAAGTTATACCTGAGAGGAGAATGCATGCAAAAGGCTCTGGTGCATATGGAACATTTACAGTAACACATGATATTACAAAGTATACCAAGGCAAAGATTTTCTCTGAAATTGGAAAGAAAACTGAGATGTTTGTACGTTTTTCAACAGTTGCTGGTGAGCGTGGTGCTGCAGATGCAGAGCGTGATATCCGTGGCTTTGCTATGAAATTTTATACAGAAGAAGGCAACTGGGACCTTGTTGGAAACAATACTCCAGTTTTTTTCCTTCGTGACCCACTTAAATTTCCCGATTTAAATCACGCGGTAAAACGTGACCCTCGTACAAATATGAGGAGTGCAAAAAATAACTGGGACTTTTGGACATCACTTCCCGAAGCATTACATCAGGTAACTATCACTATGAGTGACAGGGGTATCCCATTATCTTTTAGACACATGCACGGTTTTGGTAGCCACACTTTTAGTATGATTAATGCCAAGAATGAACGAGTATGGGTCAAATTCCATCTTGTTTGTCAACAAGGCATCAAAACCTTGACAGATGCAGAAGCTGAAGCCGTAATAGCGAAGGATCGAGAAAGCAATCAGCGTGACCTTCTCGAAAGCATCGACCGTGGAGATTTCCCTAAATGGAAGATGTTTATACAGGTAATGACTGAAGAGCAAGCAAATAACATGCCTTACAATCCTTTCGATTTGACAAAGATCTGGTATAAGAAAGATTTCCCATTGATAGAGGTTGGGTATTTTGAACTAAATAGAAATCCAGATAATTATTTTGCAGAAGTTGAACAAGCAGCTTTTAACCCCGCCAATGTTGTCCCTGGGATAGGCTTTTCACCAGATAAAATGCTTCAGGGAAGACTGTTCTCTTATGGCGATGCACAACGTTACAGATTAGGCGTCAATCATCATCAGATACCTGTAAACGCACCAAGATGCCCTGTAAACAGTTACCATAGGGATGGGCAAATGAGGGTTAACAATAATGCAGGCAGCACTCTTGCATATGAACCTAACAGCTATGGAGAATGGCAAGAACAACCAGGTTTCAAAGAACCACCACTTTCTATAAATGGTCCAGCAGACAATTGGAACTTCCGGGAAGATGACGATGATTACTATACTCAACCAGGCAAACTTTTTAGATTGATGAATTCTGAGCAGCAAAAAGCATTATTTGAGAATACTGCTCGTGCCATGGGGGAGGCTCCAAAACATGTTAAAATCAGACACATCGGAAACTGCTTGAAAGTTGACCCTGCTTATGGCAAGGGAGTTGCGGACGCATTAGGGATATCGTTAGACGAAGTAAAA